The Sebastes umbrosus isolate fSebUmb1 chromosome 1, fSebUmb1.pri, whole genome shotgun sequence genome includes the window gacggcaggctccagctcggctctgattggttgttttcttctggtctgtgaaatcttgcagatgcccttaggagcaccggaggacacagaggcacatgattttttttcagattacatgtctcatgcactactgtcttaaacttaaactttttttaatcctatttgctccatttcgACCCACTGCAGACCTAGtacgtgtttgtgtttttcccctttcatttagtgtgttatatcattttttttgtgcatgtcaaaggtctgcaaagttacaaagcccaataTATATGgactatacatatataaatatatataaataaaatttacttttgatcatatttgatccatttctacccactgctggcTGCTTTAACGTCGAAAACAACTCTGAGATGTAAAATATCACTTTAACTTTTATCAGACACTGCCATCTGCTGGATGCTTGGAGtcattgttttacatttgtctaaaatatatatatatataatccatTATGATTCTGTTCCACATTACATTGGCTATTCTATTGCAAGACTGTTTATTCAGTTTCTTTAATTTTAACTATTAAATCATAGTCTTCATAGCCTTTGAACTGAAGAGCTGTATGACAGCCCAGTGATGGCCTGCAGTCATTTCACGTGGTGGAGGAAGTAAAACGATAGAGTGAACAATCAGGTACTTAAAGAACATAATTtcacttctctttttcttttacaaatcaacaatgTAAAGGTTCAGATCCTAAACGGATGGGCGGAGCACAGCGACTCTGAATCGACTCTTTAAAGTGACCTCTTCCTGATCTGGAGTCAGTTTCACTTTCCGTTCCAGCAGCTGAGAAGTGAGAGCTGCGGACGAAGAGGGAAACTAATACACGAGTTTAGTCTTCTGTTGGCTGTGATTTTACCTCCTTTCGGCCCTATAAACAAGCCATCTAACCTAAAAGTCGACTAGAGGAAGTGGGAGTTGGAAGCGGACAGaacttcaacaacaacaacacgagcCGAGAAGGTTGGATATGTAAACTCTGCTTATTTACAGCTCAGTTTAGTCATAACTGCGGTGTCAGCGTGATATAAACACGTTGTGCTGCTACCTGTCGTTTCAGGTCTCACTATGGAGTCTGAAGTTACACCGAGAGGCGATCTGCAAGAAGGTGAGCGACTCAACTTGGTTTCGCTTCTGTTATGAGGGACCTCATGCTGATGTATATGACATGTAGGCCTAATTAACTCATGATTAATAATCTGTTttacatatatgtgtgtttcaGAGGATTGCTTTGATTATAGTCATAAACGTATAACACAAGTCCCACTGAATTAAAGTAGGCACAAAtgatctatttattattttgttcaaCTGGAGCACTCAACATGCATGTGACAGAGGGATAGAGATTAAACTTAACCATATAATACACCAAACAGTGCCATCCAATGGTGTACAGCCATCACTGTTAGACAGAGTAGTGTgttttagggatgcacctatACCGATACCAGATAggatattgggccgatactgactcaaatagctggtatcgggtattggtgacaatgggaccgatctattcaatttaattttatgtttatatactacatccattatatattgtaattttaattcttatttaagTTTTggccaatttgttgctgcattaaacattttaattttaaagatttttttaccaagttgctggtgtacgatttattatttttaataataaataacaattaaataaatgtatatctatgtatttatttgttacattttgtttttacaaagtcaagcctgatgttgccttacatataaaaagaatgatcccagtcacttccacacagtgaggcatacagcttattaattaaacactggtatcagatcggcaCTCGGTATCGCTATAGCtgttgggactgaaaaagtcagatcggtgcatccctattgaCAATAACATGAGCCACATGAGGATAGCAACTGTTCCCTTAATTGCTCCTTGTGCTGCAGCCGAGGAACTGGCCATCTCTCTGAGTGAAGCCCTGAGCGGCGGGGATGCAGAGGAAGCAGTTAAGCTGTGCCAGAGACTGTCCCAACTCTCTGTCCCGGTGTCTGTCAGCGTCAACAGTCAGGTCTACCCCCAGGACTCAATAAGGTAGGTGGGACACAACACaactgtgtgtatgcatgtgtctgtgtgggacTTCCTTATTTAGGCTAAAATGtttccaaaacaaacaaaaataaacatgaacctTGTTGCTCGTGGGGACGAATTTTCGTCTTTTCAAGGGCAGTGTTTATTTTTTAGGGTGGTGTATGTTTTGAATTGggattatacagtatgtcattaaGAGAGTGAAGGTCAAGTGTGGCAACAAGAAATGAACAACGgaagtgtgtgcgtgcgtgtactgtatgtgtctgtgtgcggtTACTACTGTTGTTTGAAATCTGAAAATAAGAGGAGGTTGGATGCAtattcaatataaaaatcaaGGCTCTATTGTTGTGGCTTCAACAGGTTACGGGTTGGAGTGGAGGATGCTCAGTCGGATAACTACATCCCAGTGACTGTTGTGGTTTCTCCTGACATGACAATTGGACAACTTAAAGACAAGGTACTGAAACACTTATATCAGATGATGTAACAGCCTTTTTCATTACTTTAACatctaaaatatattaaagatactgtttataacttcttacacttacactcttgtaaatcattgcgggtcggtgtcccatgcgcactcgcgtgtggctacgctgttccaacacaaactacacggaagcaccaaaaccgcaaagttatatctagtgaaacccgtcttgcaaaacagtgtcaattaatcctgctccagccccctcgaccgcggccagaagatgcaggggagaccgtagctttggtctccagggccggagtcgatgctgctctgctcctaTGCctgcattcactcacacaccaccgTGCTAGTTCTCACTCGCTATCTCGCTCTACCTCttacgtgcatgcgtgcacactacacactgcagaagagttagtttagctctgagaatatctagtgaatggactgagtggacgtttgtgcagatataaatgctgcagctcctccagaccaacagagttTTCCCGTgtcgtttcctgctgctgagtgaagtgacggggctccgcagcgagtaacgttatcgtctccgaccaaaactccggtgtctccccagttccttctgaccgcggtcagGACGCCgaagcaggaaacacagtatcagcatcgattcatggagagaccttcgtatggtcagctaacattactgccaagcaggtgaaatatagagtgatattgtggttttagctgacgtgtgtcgcctcactgtgttgatcgatgctcgttcatgtatatgtagagcgagcgcgagcatcaggacgctgactttcgttgacttaacggccacaggtgctgctgttaacaagcaatttctgattcttacaaacagtccctttaagttacacaCATGTAAAACTCAATTCTGACATATTACCTGTTTCTTTCCTGCTTCCTTTGTATCCTTTTTTTATCAagcaatatactgtaatatatggTAATAGGTCAGTAGTCATCTTTTATTGTGTCTGAAGTTTTATATTGTTAATGTAATTCTTTATAGCATGAAATGTAATTTCTTCTGTCATATACAGATTTGTCTGTGTGGCTTTATTTAGATGCATGTGCATAAACACAACTAACGTGCATCAACGCTTTCTGTAACAAATGttcaaatcaaaatgttattGAATTATCTGTCTATCCTGTGTTCACAGTTCAGCCATGACTTTGGGTTCCACCCTTCAGTGCAGCGCTGGGTGATCGGGAAGCGGTTGGCTCAAGACAGGGAGACGTTGTACTGCCACGGCGTCCGTCAGGACGGAGACCAGGCTTTCCTGTTCATCCTCTCGGCCCAAGCTGCCCACCTCACGCGACACCAACACAAGCTGGACCAGGAGCAGCAACGCATAGACGGTCAGTGACACATTCACGCACAGAGATCTAGgctgaaaaaaacagttattttctttgtcatttaatacattttttcagTCTGTCAAAAATATCGACTATTGAATACTGACTCTTAGCAACCTGAGTGCAAAGTGATGAATGCACTAATTTAACTGCGATCTACTCCCACTATTTATATGACTCCTTTTCATCAACAGTGCCAATTTAATACCTTTTGTTAGTTTTTGTTATGAAATTGAATAACAAATGACTTAGACAATACTTATTATTTGATCAGACATTGCCTAATTAATAAGTAAACAAACCAAAGAAACGGTCCAATCATACGACACAAATGATGTGTTTGTTATTTGATACAGACACATATACTGAAAATATATTGAGGTTCAATGCCCACCTTGATTACAGGTGGGATTAACAAGTCAATTTACTGGTTAAAGTGAAGTATTATGGCGTAATAATCTGTTCTCAGGCATTGTGGACTCGATACAGCTTTTTCCCAGAGGGCTGGGCGGACTAGGTGGTGAGAAGACGGCTCCTCCTCCAGAGGCTCAacacattcctcctcctcctcctcctcctaaacCTTTGGTGTTTCCTAAACCTCAGGTCAGAATACAACTTCTGACATCATGTCTGCAGTGTGACTGAGCCTGGAAGTGTGTCCATACTGTAACTGTacaagcatatactgtatatctgtgtttgtgtgtagtttGGCTGGACCTGCGCTATGTGCACGTTCTTGAACAAACCAACGCGTCCTGGCTGTGAGATGTGTGGAGGGGACCGGCCAGAGGATTACCAGGTGCCTGACATCTACCGGCCAGACCAGCAGGAGGTTCTTCGAATTCAGCAGGAAAGCCTGGCCATGCTGCAGTATGAACAGGTAACAGTGCTAGGATTCCTGAAATCTTGTCAGCTTGATGACAAATTTATATCTAAATCTGACGTGACCGTGATCACCGAGACCTATCGCAACATGTGGTTGTTGTGTTGGCACCGATCGACAATAGACCTGCAACACAGTGCAGCTGACGTTTTAGCTTGATTCGTCTTTGTATTTCTAAAACTTGAATCGTTTATTATTGAAGTCATAGTTGTCCTCTCTATTTACATACATGAGGAAACACCTCTCAATATAATGCAGTCCAATACAACACCATCGCTTACTATGGCCTCAATGCTGGATCATATAATtgcattaaagggtaactttgatCATTTTCAACCTGCACCCTATTcactcatgtttttgtgtctaactgactaatagtgaaaacaatttctgaaattggtccagtattgagagagagtgcgctgtagacggcagctgctcacgggctgcaatacggtgctattggggcaagctggcaccatcatttacgtccactaaaagtgcttattTTTGCCACTGGCAGGctcttattgttattataagtgtctgaagTCGCGTTCTGAAAtatggcgaggtgacgtgttgccggaagacaacggtggaatagtggaatatatccatggtggaaacgtgagtgccagccgggcagttttgttgtgttggagaacagaaagcgtagcttagtgttatcttaAAGATTTTCAATGTTATTGCTGCATATTTATTaaagccagagtatacggatattcagatttcccaaagagacttctccttgagcgggacttggacacaataacaaacagatggaataagtgaaaggtaagaaaaaggttttatttatctgtagagacctttccataatgttgtcagacacttgtaataacaatctgagcctttcagtggcaaaaacaagcacttttagtggatgtaatactggaccaatttctgaaattgttgTCAACAATAATCAcctagaaacaaaaacatggggaattaaagtccaggttgaaaaatacagaagttacataTTAACAGCCCTATGACAGTGTCaaataaaactgaacattaCAAGCATCACAAAACTAAACTTTATGGCAGAACAGTTgtattgaattgcatttgaTTGTACTGACATACACAAAAAATTCGGCTACTGAGTGTATAGTAATCCAGGGGTTTGTTGTAAAagatttttacagtttttccattgtgacacatttttgtaaatataacaataataacaatatcgCACACGTCTTGATGACTTGTAGATGAAAATGTGTGCGTAAGTAATTTCGTCATTTATCAAAAACCTGATGCACCGATTTtggaaagtaaaaaaacagaaacttgATCTGTGGTGACCTCAGTGgtctctgtgtttattgtggCTCTTTTGTACAGAAGAGGAAGTTCAATAGTTGAACTAACATTGCTTATGGTATGTATGACAAATGCAGAACCATTAGATGACATTTATACACTACACAGCCTAATAGATTGAAGTATGGGTAAGTAAACATAACACCACTACAGAGTAGAAAAAAAGAGTCCAGAAATGTTTTTGGTGATGCTCATGGAAACTGTTAAAGCTGATGCCAAGAGCTTTTTGTTTTCGACAGTCTGCAGCGGTTTCACTTTCCATTTTCTGGAAATACAGGATAAGGGTGTTGGTGATTTGTAGATAATCTCTGTATTGTGACTTCCTGAAGGCTCAGCAGGAGGAACGAGAGAGGAATTTCCTGAACTTGTTGGCAACAGAAGAACAGAACCTCATCACCAACGCCACAGAGGCAGACTGTCCCATCTGCTTCACTCCCCTGGAGCCAGAAGAGGGCATCGTGCTCAGAGAGTGTCTCCACACCTTCTGCAGGTCTCACACAGTTCATCATTTTGTAGCTTTGTCATGTCTTAAAAGTGATCAAAGTAATGCGTCTGCTTTCTGAAAGGCTACAATGGCCACATGCATGCCATTATCTGCAAAATGTCAGTAtttaaagcatttatttattagtatttttcttatgtctgtgtgtgtgtgtgtgtccttgtttAGGGAGTGTCTAAAGGGGACAATAGTGAACAGTCAAGACGCTGAGGTGTCCTGTCCTGAGACATGTGACAGCAAGCTGCTGGACCGAGAAATCAAAGCGGTGAGTGTTAAGACTGGAGAACAAGAAACTTTCAGAATGGGTggtcaaaaagtaaaaatctaaaacaaaaGGGAGAGGTGTGTGTCCAAAGTATACAGGAGCACACAGATATGATGCAACAAACTTTATCAGAGAACTAACATATCAACGGCAGGTTCGTCTTTAGTCGTGAGTCACATTCTCTTTAAATAACCTCCCCTGATCAGGTACTGATTCAGCACCACAGGCTGGACAAATAGGGAGGGTTGTTTTTATTAGTCCCTGATTAGGGGAGGTTACTCTCTGTACTGTTTGACTGATGAAGACGCACCTGGCGTTGAAACGTTAGTCCTCTAATAAAGTTTGTTGCCTCATATCCGTCTATCCATCTCATCTAACAGTTGATGGAAAATAataacagatgaaaaataatgataatccAGAGAGTTGCATATTGTTGTGCCTGTGACCTTTGACATTTCAGTTGTTTCAGTGCACAGACAAAgtcctttttgcttaggaaggttcataacggagtgaaatgacccggaattATCTAAGTatcagccatgataagagctgttctAATTCTCTGAacggaaaggagcttcaatgcttcctttattatctccctTAGCATAGAATACGCTGGACcgtcctttaccaaaggaaaagagagaataacatcccacaatttcttgcggccgcagcatttaaagcgacgcaccattcggccgttcctgataacaaacaaaatattttcatacgctcatacactaattgggattcatgttaaatatgaattgaCAGTGGCAACCATTTTGTTTTCCctctattttttaattaattatttattttgaacatgtaagtaaaaaacaaaacaagaataacagataaaatgaacattaaacatatagcaaactgtcaaacttattaacaaataatcaacataaataaatattacatgtccgaaAAGAGGTTGGAAGAAGTATATGGTCCTagcccttctccataactcgaacaattaactcaatatttatcatatattccttttttttatttcaattccaaccttggtaatgaagtgatatttctCACCTGTTGTCCAtgttaggtcagataatcctttattatatgttgatgtaaagtgtagGCACAGGCACAGGTAAGTACAGGCAGCAGATAACAAGTTCTCTATTTATTTTCCATAAAGATAACAACCCTACAGTATGTA containing:
- the rbck1 gene encoding ranBP-type and C3HC4-type zinc finger-containing protein 1, translated to MESEVTPRGDLQEAEELAISLSEALSGGDAEEAVKLCQRLSQLSVPVSVSVNSQVYPQDSIRLRVGVEDAQSDNYIPVTVVVSPDMTIGQLKDKFSHDFGFHPSVQRWVIGKRLAQDRETLYCHGVRQDGDQAFLFILSAQAAHLTRHQHKLDQEQQRIDGIVDSIQLFPRGLGGLGGEKTAPPPEAQHIPPPPPPPKPLVFPKPQFGWTCAMCTFLNKPTRPGCEMCGGDRPEDYQVPDIYRPDQQEVLRIQQESLAMLQYEQAQQEERERNFLNLLATEEQNLITNATEADCPICFTPLEPEEGIVLRECLHTFCRECLKGTIVNSQDAEVSCPETCDSKLLDREIKALLTEEEHQRFLELRLSIAESRSDHSFHCQTPNCRGWCIYEDEVDEFHCELCDKTNCILCRAIHNDMNCKDYQDDLRIRAENDQAAQQTKQMLESLLTNGEAMKCPRCDIIVQKKDGCDWICCLMCKTEICWVTKQARWGPNGSGDISGGCRCRVNQQPCHPNCQNCH